A genomic region of Vitreoscilla filiformis contains the following coding sequences:
- the recG gene encoding ATP-dependent DNA helicase RecG gives MSEADPLPAPPRPTAPQSAPARALERLGLTTPEALALHLPLRYEDETRLTPVARARPGVAVVVEGQIEDARVESRPRRQFLVTLRDAAGDRLILRFVHFYPSHQKTLAPGQRVRAHGEVRPGFFGHEMIHPTFKVVDADAPLADSLTPVYPSSAQLPQAYLRKAVASGLQRADLAEILPPNTVPAGLPPLRQALAFLHHPPADARLAPLEDRSHPAWQRLKFEELLAQQLSQMQARRARAQLAAPELPSREGALREQLLAALPFALTDAQQRVCAEIAADLATGRPMHRLLQGDVGAGKTVVAALSAAVAMDAGWQCALMAPTEILAEQHFAKLVQWLEPLGVKVAWLTGSRKGKARKQALDALASGGAALAVGTHAVIQDDVQFARLGLAIVDEQHRFGVEQRLRLRRKLQAEGRATLEPHLLMMSATPIPRTLAMTYYADLEVSTLDQLPPGRTPIVTKVFADTRRTEVIERIRDEVARGRQVYWVCPLIEESDGEDLSGKSMAELRNVTETHALLSEALPGVQVGLLHGRLPPVEKATVMAGFSAGVLGVLVATTVIEVGVDVPNASLMVIEHADRFGLAQLHQLRGRVGRGSVASVCVLLYSGPLSETGKQRLRAMVETTDGFEIARRDLEIRGPGDFMGARQSGDALLRFADVTQDAALLAQARHVAPLLLDRHPQAAAAQVARWLGQRAEFLKA, from the coding sequence ATGTCTGAAGCTGACCCGTTGCCAGCCCCCCCGCGCCCCACGGCGCCCCAGAGTGCCCCCGCCCGCGCCCTCGAACGCCTGGGCTTGACCACGCCCGAAGCCCTGGCGCTGCATCTGCCGCTGCGCTACGAGGACGAAACCCGCCTCACGCCGGTGGCGCGTGCGCGGCCCGGCGTGGCCGTGGTGGTGGAAGGTCAGATCGAAGACGCTCGTGTGGAGTCGCGCCCCCGGCGCCAGTTTCTGGTGACGCTGCGCGATGCCGCTGGGGATCGGCTGATCCTGCGCTTCGTGCATTTCTATCCCTCGCACCAAAAGACTTTGGCGCCCGGCCAGCGCGTGCGAGCGCACGGCGAGGTGCGCCCCGGTTTCTTTGGCCACGAGATGATCCACCCGACCTTCAAGGTGGTGGACGCCGATGCGCCTCTGGCGGACAGCCTCACCCCGGTGTATCCGAGCAGCGCACAACTGCCGCAAGCCTACTTGCGCAAAGCGGTGGCCAGCGGGTTGCAGCGGGCGGACTTGGCCGAAATCCTGCCCCCCAACACGGTGCCCGCCGGCCTGCCGCCGCTGCGCCAAGCGCTGGCGTTTTTGCACCACCCGCCCGCCGACGCTCGCTTAGCTCCGCTCGAAGACCGCAGCCACCCCGCTTGGCAGCGCCTGAAGTTTGAGGAACTGCTGGCGCAGCAGCTCTCGCAAATGCAAGCGCGCCGCGCCCGCGCCCAATTGGCAGCGCCCGAACTGCCCAGCCGGGAAGGCGCGTTGCGGGAACAACTGCTCGCCGCCCTGCCCTTTGCCCTCACCGACGCGCAGCAGCGGGTGTGTGCCGAAATTGCCGCCGATCTGGCCACGGGCCGCCCCATGCACCGCCTGCTGCAAGGCGACGTAGGCGCGGGAAAAACCGTGGTGGCCGCGCTGTCCGCCGCCGTGGCGATGGATGCGGGCTGGCAATGCGCGCTGATGGCGCCCACCGAAATCCTGGCCGAACAGCACTTCGCCAAGTTGGTGCAATGGCTGGAGCCGCTGGGCGTGAAAGTGGCGTGGCTCACTGGCAGCCGCAAAGGCAAAGCACGCAAACAAGCCCTCGACGCCCTGGCCAGCGGCGGCGCCGCGCTGGCAGTGGGCACCCATGCGGTGATTCAGGACGATGTGCAATTCGCCCGGTTGGGTTTGGCCATCGTCGATGAACAGCACCGTTTTGGCGTCGAACAACGCTTGCGGCTGCGGCGCAAACTCCAAGCCGAAGGACGGGCCACGCTGGAGCCGCATCTGCTGATGATGAGCGCCACGCCCATCCCCCGCACCCTGGCGATGACGTATTACGCCGACCTCGAAGTTTCCACGCTCGACCAACTGCCGCCCGGTCGCACCCCCATCGTCACCAAAGTGTTTGCGGACACGCGCCGCACGGAGGTGATCGAGCGCATCCGCGATGAAGTGGCACGCGGGCGGCAGGTGTATTGGGTGTGCCCGCTGATCGAAGAAAGCGACGGCGAGGACTTGAGCGGCAAAAGCATGGCCGAACTGCGCAACGTCACCGAAACCCATGCGCTGCTGAGTGAAGCGCTGCCGGGCGTGCAAGTCGGGCTGCTGCATGGCCGACTCCCACCCGTGGAAAAAGCCACGGTGATGGCCGGCTTCAGCGCCGGCGTGCTGGGCGTGTTGGTGGCGACCACGGTGATCGAAGTGGGCGTCGATGTGCCCAACGCTAGCCTGATGGTGATCGAGCATGCCGACCGCTTCGGCTTGGCGCAACTGCACCAGTTGCGTGGCCGGGTCGGACGCGGCAGCGTGGCCAGCGTGTGCGTGCTGCTGTACAGCGGGCCGTTGTCCGAGACGGGCAAGCAGCGCCTGCGGGCCATGGTCGAAACCACCGATGGGTTTGAAATTGCCCGGCGTGATTTGGAGATCCGTGGCCCGGGGGATTTCATGGGCGCCCGCCAATCCGGCGATGCCCTGCTGCGCTTCGCCGATGTGACGCAGGATGCCGCCTTGCTGGCGCAAGCACGCCACGTCGCCCCGCTGTTGTTGGATCGGCATCCGCAAGCCGCTGCCGCGCAGGTGGCGCGGTGGTTGGGGCAGCGGGCGGAGTTTTTGAAGGCTTGA
- a CDS encoding serine/threonine protein kinase, which yields MSEHFSAAAPAPAGRAFADLDPDAVLQALHLAGLEGDGRLLQLNSYENRVWQAHLDDGRVVVAKFYRPSRWTDAQIREEHAFAHALAEQDVPVVAPLRLTPAWLSEELRVDALCPSLAHVRTEGGGMYRLAVSERRVGHAPELESAEVLARLGRLVGRMHRVGRQATFQHRRPLSVQTLGHAARQQLIDTGVVHSDTESAWLRASAEALACAETQFERLAPSCVRLHGDMHPGNVLWRDEGQHAGPNVVDLDDCGHGPAIQDLWMLLPGEREAVEASLYHLLDGYRDVMPFDDRELLLIEPLRTLRMIHHSAWIARRWRDPAFPVAFPWFASPAYWQQQATELWEQVERMRSAACAG from the coding sequence ATGTCCGAACATTTCTCTGCTGCCGCGCCGGCGCCCGCTGGGCGGGCCTTCGCTGACCTCGATCCCGATGCGGTGTTGCAAGCCCTGCACCTGGCGGGGCTGGAGGGCGATGGGCGCCTCCTGCAACTGAATTCCTACGAAAACCGCGTGTGGCAAGCCCATTTGGACGATGGGCGGGTGGTGGTGGCCAAGTTTTACCGCCCCAGTCGCTGGACGGACGCCCAAATCCGCGAAGAACACGCCTTCGCCCACGCGCTGGCCGAGCAGGATGTGCCCGTGGTGGCACCGCTGCGTTTGACGCCGGCTTGGCTTTCAGAAGAGTTGCGCGTGGATGCGCTGTGCCCAAGCCTGGCCCACGTTCGCACCGAGGGCGGTGGGATGTATCGGCTGGCGGTGAGCGAGCGGCGCGTGGGGCATGCCCCGGAGCTGGAATCAGCGGAGGTGCTGGCCCGGTTGGGGCGCTTGGTCGGGCGCATGCACCGCGTGGGCCGGCAGGCGACGTTTCAGCACCGCCGGCCGCTGTCCGTGCAGACGCTGGGACATGCGGCACGGCAACAGCTCATCGACACCGGGGTGGTGCATTCGGATACGGAATCGGCTTGGTTGCGAGCCAGTGCCGAGGCGTTGGCGTGTGCCGAGACCCAGTTTGAGCGCTTGGCCCCATCGTGCGTGCGTTTGCATGGGGACATGCACCCCGGCAACGTGCTGTGGCGCGACGAGGGCCAGCACGCGGGGCCGAACGTGGTTGATCTGGACGATTGCGGCCACGGCCCGGCCATTCAAGATCTGTGGATGCTGCTGCCCGGCGAGCGCGAGGCCGTGGAGGCCAGCCTCTATCACCTGCTGGACGGCTACCGCGACGTGATGCCGTTTGACGACCGCGAGTTGCTGCTCATCGAGCCCTTGCGCACGCTGCGCATGATTCACCACAGCGCTTGGATTGCGCGGCGGTGGCGCGATCCGGCGTTTCCGGTGGCGTTTCCGTGGTTTGCCAGCCCGGCCTACTGGCAGCAGCAGGCCACGGAGTTGTGGGAACAGGTCGAACGGATGCGATCAGCCGCCTGCGCGGGGTGA
- a CDS encoding GNAT family N-acetyltransferase has protein sequence MPASSDSAAVSSVLRWIPIRSLGARHRARVLAHLLALTPADRYLRFGYCATDAQVTRYVERLDFEQDQLFGIFNRQLELVAMAHLAYLPQGTGGARMAEFGVSVLGQARGGGLGSRLFDHAVLHARNRNIDTLIIHALTENTAMLRIAHNAGARVLRQGPDAEALLQLPPYTVASQIEELLEDRAAEVDYHFKRQVRRVDTLWGRVTGLRAD, from the coding sequence ATGCCTGCTTCATCCGATTCTGCTGCTGTGTCTTCCGTTCTTCGCTGGATTCCCATTCGCTCGCTCGGCGCACGCCATCGCGCCCGGGTGCTGGCGCACTTGTTGGCTCTGACCCCGGCGGATCGGTATCTGCGCTTTGGCTACTGCGCGACGGACGCCCAGGTGACACGCTACGTCGAACGGCTGGACTTCGAGCAGGATCAACTGTTCGGCATCTTCAACCGCCAGCTTGAATTGGTGGCAATGGCTCACCTGGCTTACTTGCCCCAGGGAACGGGCGGCGCACGAATGGCGGAATTTGGGGTGTCGGTGCTGGGCCAAGCACGGGGGGGCGGATTGGGTTCACGCCTGTTCGATCACGCGGTTCTGCACGCTCGCAACCGCAACATCGACACGTTGATCATCCACGCCCTCACCGAAAACACCGCCATGCTGCGCATTGCCCACAACGCGGGGGCCCGCGTCCTGCGCCAAGGCCCGGATGCCGAGGCGCTGCTGCAATTGCCACCCTACACCGTGGCATCGCAAATCGAAGAGCTGCTGGAAGATCGTGCCGCCGAGGTGGACTACCACTTCAAGCGCCAGGTGCGCCGGGTGGACACGCTGTGGGGCCGCGTCACCGGTCTGCGCGCCGACTGA